In the genome of Maniola jurtina chromosome 3, ilManJurt1.1, whole genome shotgun sequence, one region contains:
- the LOC123880814 gene encoding protein ALP1-like has product MANKAVALQLLADTITSYNDSSESSDWSDASSIRSEFSEDDNDEDRLFFPLMHYLIRLRRKRVDDYLHIVESWTEVEFKNRLGLSRKLAYRLIDELEKSGYIANHKFGLKPLEPRLCFYIFLSFIATTEPLTPIATKFDISISSTFRVIRRVIAWLLTKMNEAIKWPQDISDVRTICDNFHSKTLISNMLGIIDCTHVKIEKPKNAREYCNTKGYFSIILQATIDANLKFTNIYCGEPGSTSCTRVLKKSPIYHTATQNQSSLFPHNSFLVGHSGYPFLSWLVPPFRENKRLTLHQREFNTLHAAARKLSDKAFNMLKSRFRRIKLFTVYRNIAFITDTIVAACILHNYCLNEND; this is encoded by the exons atGGCTAATAAAGCTGTAGCACTACAGCTGTTAGCTGATACTATAACAAGTTATAATGATAGTAGTGAATCTAGTGACTGGAGCGATGCAAGCAGTATAAGATCAGAATTTTCGgaagatgataatgatgaagatCGACTTTTTTTTCCTCTTATGCATTACCTTATAAGATTAAGAAGAAAACGTGTGGACGATTACTTACATATCGTAGAATCTTGGACGGAAGTAGAGTTTAAAAACCGGTTGGGTTTAAGTCGAAAACTTGCGTATagacttatag ATGAATTGGAAAAGTCTGGGTATATAGCTAATCATAAATTTGGTTTAAAGCCTTTGGAGCCCAGATTgtgtttttacatatttttatcttttatagCAACTACAGAGCCCCTTACACCCATAGCCACAAAGTTTGATATATCAATATCTTCAACATTCCGAGTTATAAGGAGAGTTATTGCTTGGCTTTTAACTAAAATGAATGAAGCTATCAAATGGCCGCAGGACATAAGTGATGTTAGAACAATATGTGACAATTTTCATAGTAAAACATTGATATCTAATATGCTAGGCATAATTGACTGTACACATGTGAAAATTGAGAAACCAAAAAATGCAAGAGAATACTGTAATACAAAAGGATATTTTTCCATAATTTTACAGGCAACAATTGAtgctaatttaaaatttactaaCATATATTGTGGTGAACCAGGGTCTACAAGTTGTACAAGAGTATTGAAGAAATCTCCTATATACCATACTGCAACACAAAACCAAAGTTCCCTTTTTCCACATAATTCATTTTTAGTTGGACATTCAGGATATCCATTTTTGTCTTGGCTAGTCCCTCCTTTCAGGGAAAACAAAAGATTGACTTTACATCAGAGGGAATTTAACACTCTTCATGCAGCTGCTAGAAAATTAAGTGATAAAGCTTTTAACATGTTAAAGAGCAGGTTTAGAAGAATAAAGCTATTCACAGTTTATAGGAATATTGCTTTTATAACTGACACCATTGTAGCTGCATGCATATTACATAACTATTGCCTAAATGAAAATGACTAA
- the LOC123880816 gene encoding uncharacterized protein LOC123880816 isoform X1 — protein sequence MISETLYSNNTENHSHIDLHENSTSNMSESAEKSSSVIDVTWTNSATITLLKLYENKLEMLRTPKRKTRIWLAISESLRDYNFEMTADQVRWKINALTKKYKRCINTGQSIKFKYFKEMDDIHAKYNVDCDIFVLTEFIHKKNGDLNALIQTNSESKAMTKMRKVRLANRIESDLTQSKLKLEKQWLEYLNRQEQNRLLQDEVFDRNLRIREEELELRRQELVIKESLELRKLQLKEREQNELLKIEQEKCDTLKFLLDNRDVS from the exons ATG ATTTCAGAAACTTTGTACTCCAATAACACGGAAAATCATTCTCATATTGATCTTCATGAAAACTCAACAAGTAACATGTCTGAAAGTGCCGAAAAATCAA GTTCTGTTATAGATGTCACATGGACAAACAGTGCTACAATAACATTGTTAAAACTATATGAAAACAAACTTGAAATGTTGAGAACCCCTAAAAGGAAAACAAGAATATGGCTAGCTATTTCTGAAAGCTTAAGAGATTACAATTTTGAG ATGACAGCTGATCAAGTAAGATGGAAGATAAATGCACTTACAAAGAAATACAAACGATGCATAAATACTGGACAatctataaaatttaaatatttcaaagaaATGGATGATATACATGCCAAGTATAATGTGGATTGTGATATATTTGTTTTAACTGAATTTATTCACAAGAAAAATGGTGATTTAAATGCACTTATACAAACAAACAGTGAAAGTAAAGCTATGACTAAAATGCGGAAAGTAAGACTGGCAAATAGAATTGAATCGGATTTAACTCAAAGCaaattaaaattagaaaaacaatGGCTTGAATATCTAAACAGGCAAGAACAAAACAGATTATTGCAGGATGAAGTATTTGATCGAAATTTAAGAATAAGAGAAGAAGAATTAGAATTGCGTAGACAAGAGTTAGTAATTAAGGAATCATTAGAATTAAGGAAGTTACAGTTAAAAGAAAGAGAACAAAATGAATTACTGAAGATTGAACAGGAAAAATGTGATACGCTTAAATTTCTCCTTGATAATAGAGATGTATCATAA
- the LOC123880816 gene encoding uncharacterized protein LOC123880816 isoform X2 — MISETLYSNNTENHSHIDLHENSTSNMSESAEKSNVTWTNSATITLLKLYENKLEMLRTPKRKTRIWLAISESLRDYNFEMTADQVRWKINALTKKYKRCINTGQSIKFKYFKEMDDIHAKYNVDCDIFVLTEFIHKKNGDLNALIQTNSESKAMTKMRKVRLANRIESDLTQSKLKLEKQWLEYLNRQEQNRLLQDEVFDRNLRIREEELELRRQELVIKESLELRKLQLKEREQNELLKIEQEKCDTLKFLLDNRDVS; from the exons ATG ATTTCAGAAACTTTGTACTCCAATAACACGGAAAATCATTCTCATATTGATCTTCATGAAAACTCAACAAGTAACATGTCTGAAAGTGCCGAAAAATCAA ATGTCACATGGACAAACAGTGCTACAATAACATTGTTAAAACTATATGAAAACAAACTTGAAATGTTGAGAACCCCTAAAAGGAAAACAAGAATATGGCTAGCTATTTCTGAAAGCTTAAGAGATTACAATTTTGAG ATGACAGCTGATCAAGTAAGATGGAAGATAAATGCACTTACAAAGAAATACAAACGATGCATAAATACTGGACAatctataaaatttaaatatttcaaagaaATGGATGATATACATGCCAAGTATAATGTGGATTGTGATATATTTGTTTTAACTGAATTTATTCACAAGAAAAATGGTGATTTAAATGCACTTATACAAACAAACAGTGAAAGTAAAGCTATGACTAAAATGCGGAAAGTAAGACTGGCAAATAGAATTGAATCGGATTTAACTCAAAGCaaattaaaattagaaaaacaatGGCTTGAATATCTAAACAGGCAAGAACAAAACAGATTATTGCAGGATGAAGTATTTGATCGAAATTTAAGAATAAGAGAAGAAGAATTAGAATTGCGTAGACAAGAGTTAGTAATTAAGGAATCATTAGAATTAAGGAAGTTACAGTTAAAAGAAAGAGAACAAAATGAATTACTGAAGATTGAACAGGAAAAATGTGATACGCTTAAATTTCTCCTTGATAATAGAGATGTATCATAA
- the LOC123880817 gene encoding transcription factor E2F4-like — protein MTELYSYKRYEKSLGLLTTRFVSLLQKAKDGVLDLKVATDLLAVRQKRRIYDITNVLEGIGLIEKRSKNSIQWKGAAPDSNTSDVGLKVIQLRKEINFLEEHEQLLDKQMHWIEQSIKNVIDDADNEALTYVTESDIKECFEDDQIFVLEAPLGADLAVGRVYSNEPGKDNKLCLHVKSNNPIGVILLCDVEKEKVTEDENMDQEVQSYTDGAEDNVLQCPNYLLRLSPPATKQDFSFSLRGSEGLCDLFDIPC, from the exons ATGACGGAATTATACAGTTATAAACGATATGAGAAATCATTGGGGCTACTTACTACGAGATTTGTGTCACTTCTTCAAAAAGCAAAGGATGGTGTTTTGGATTTAAAAGTC GCCACTGACTTATTAGCTGTTAGACAAAAACGAAGAATATATGATATTACGAATGTTTTAGAAGGAATTGGACTTATTGAGAAGCGTAGTAAAAACAGTATACAATGGAA AGGAGCGGCCCCTGATTCTAATACATCAGATGTTGGGTTGAAGGTGATCCAAttaagaaaagaaataaattttttaGAAGAACACGAGCAATTATTAGATAA gCAAATGCACTGGATAGAACAAagtattaaaaatgttattgaTGACGCTGACAATGAGGCTTTGACTTATGTAACAGAAAGTGATATTAAGGAATGCTTTGAGGATGACCAAATTTTTGTTTTGGAAGCCCCTCTCGGTGCTGATTTGGCTGTTGGACGTGTTTATAGCAAT GAGCCAGGAaaagataataaattatgtttacaTGTGAAATCTAACAATCCCATCGGAGTTATATTATTGTGTGATGTGGAAAAAGAAAAG GTCACAGAGGACGAAAACATGGACCAAGAAGTGCAAAGTTACACGGATGGTGCTGAAGATAATGTATTGCAATGCCCTA ATTATCTTCTAAGATTAAGTCCACCTGCTACTAAGCAAGACTTTTCCTTTTCGTTGCGTGGTTCGGAAGGTTTATGTGATCTCTTTGATATTCCGTGTTGA
- the LOC123880815 gene encoding uncharacterized protein LOC123880815 isoform X1 produces MDENIDNNVAVLAILDNQFLFLRILASPYKQNINITNYNHLHQINQEDIETNETSKQNIIWTKNATLMLLNLYETKLNLLDNPKKKSKMWISMAEELKPFHIEVTPDQVRWKINALTKKYKDCIDSGQGSTAFKYFNEMHQILGRFSEDSGTYRLASGVIQGQETDKDHTINRKIAFKSSTPFRKLRAERRAKVELDKQWIEYIKRQEEQKQIRDERYERSLKLREEELDLKKKELEIKQSIALKKLQLKEKRQEEILKIEREKCALLRQLLNGG; encoded by the exons ATGGATGAAAATATTGATAATAACGTAGCAGTTTTGGCTATATTGGATAATCAAT TTTTATTCCTTCGTATATTAGCATCACCATACAAACAGAACATAAACATCACAAACTATAACCATCTACATCAAATAAATCAAGAAGATATAGAAACCAACGAGACTAGTAAACAAA atattatttggACAAAAAATGCTACATTaatgttattgaatttatatgaAACTAAACTCAATCTGTTAGACAATCCAAAAAAGAAATCCAAAATGTGGATATCGATGGCAGAAGAActcaagccctttcatattgaG gtGACACCAGATCAAGTCAGATGGAAAATCAATGCACTTACAAAAAAGTATAAAGACTGCATTGACAGTGGACAAGGGTCCACAgctttcaagtatttcaatgaAATGCACCAGATTCTTGGAAGGTTTAGTGAAGACAGTGGAACCTACAGACTAGCCTCAGGTGTGATACAGGGCCAGGAAACAGACAAAGATCAtacaataaatagaaaaatagcCTTCAAAAGTTCCACACCTTTCAGAAAATTGAGAGCAGAACGTAGGGCCAAAGTTGAATTAGACAAGCAGTGGATTGAGTACATAAAAAGACAGGAAGAACAAAAGCAAATAAGAGATGAAAGGTATGAAAGAAGTTTAAAGCTGAGAGAGGAAGAGTTGGacttaaagaaaaaagaattggAAATAAAACAGTCAatagctttaaaaaaattacagttaaAAGAGAAAAGACAAGAAGAAATTCTTAAAATTGAAAGAGAAAAATGTGCTTTGCTTAGACAGTTATTAAATGGTGGATGA
- the LOC123880815 gene encoding uncharacterized protein LOC123880815 isoform X2, translating into MDENIDNNVAVLAILDNQSSPYKQNINITNYNHLHQINQEDIETNETSKQNIIWTKNATLMLLNLYETKLNLLDNPKKKSKMWISMAEELKPFHIEVTPDQVRWKINALTKKYKDCIDSGQGSTAFKYFNEMHQILGRFSEDSGTYRLASGVIQGQETDKDHTINRKIAFKSSTPFRKLRAERRAKVELDKQWIEYIKRQEEQKQIRDERYERSLKLREEELDLKKKELEIKQSIALKKLQLKEKRQEEILKIEREKCALLRQLLNGG; encoded by the exons ATGGATGAAAATATTGATAATAACGTAGCAGTTTTGGCTATATTGGATAATCAAT CATCACCATACAAACAGAACATAAACATCACAAACTATAACCATCTACATCAAATAAATCAAGAAGATATAGAAACCAACGAGACTAGTAAACAAA atattatttggACAAAAAATGCTACATTaatgttattgaatttatatgaAACTAAACTCAATCTGTTAGACAATCCAAAAAAGAAATCCAAAATGTGGATATCGATGGCAGAAGAActcaagccctttcatattgaG gtGACACCAGATCAAGTCAGATGGAAAATCAATGCACTTACAAAAAAGTATAAAGACTGCATTGACAGTGGACAAGGGTCCACAgctttcaagtatttcaatgaAATGCACCAGATTCTTGGAAGGTTTAGTGAAGACAGTGGAACCTACAGACTAGCCTCAGGTGTGATACAGGGCCAGGAAACAGACAAAGATCAtacaataaatagaaaaatagcCTTCAAAAGTTCCACACCTTTCAGAAAATTGAGAGCAGAACGTAGGGCCAAAGTTGAATTAGACAAGCAGTGGATTGAGTACATAAAAAGACAGGAAGAACAAAAGCAAATAAGAGATGAAAGGTATGAAAGAAGTTTAAAGCTGAGAGAGGAAGAGTTGGacttaaagaaaaaagaattggAAATAAAACAGTCAatagctttaaaaaaattacagttaaAAGAGAAAAGACAAGAAGAAATTCTTAAAATTGAAAGAGAAAAATGTGCTTTGCTTAGACAGTTATTAAATGGTGGATGA
- the LOC123880815 gene encoding uncharacterized protein LOC123880815 isoform X3: MDENIDNNVAVLAILDNQYIIWTKNATLMLLNLYETKLNLLDNPKKKSKMWISMAEELKPFHIEVTPDQVRWKINALTKKYKDCIDSGQGSTAFKYFNEMHQILGRFSEDSGTYRLASGVIQGQETDKDHTINRKIAFKSSTPFRKLRAERRAKVELDKQWIEYIKRQEEQKQIRDERYERSLKLREEELDLKKKELEIKQSIALKKLQLKEKRQEEILKIEREKCALLRQLLNGG; this comes from the exons ATGGATGAAAATATTGATAATAACGTAGCAGTTTTGGCTATATTGGATAATCAAT atattatttggACAAAAAATGCTACATTaatgttattgaatttatatgaAACTAAACTCAATCTGTTAGACAATCCAAAAAAGAAATCCAAAATGTGGATATCGATGGCAGAAGAActcaagccctttcatattgaG gtGACACCAGATCAAGTCAGATGGAAAATCAATGCACTTACAAAAAAGTATAAAGACTGCATTGACAGTGGACAAGGGTCCACAgctttcaagtatttcaatgaAATGCACCAGATTCTTGGAAGGTTTAGTGAAGACAGTGGAACCTACAGACTAGCCTCAGGTGTGATACAGGGCCAGGAAACAGACAAAGATCAtacaataaatagaaaaatagcCTTCAAAAGTTCCACACCTTTCAGAAAATTGAGAGCAGAACGTAGGGCCAAAGTTGAATTAGACAAGCAGTGGATTGAGTACATAAAAAGACAGGAAGAACAAAAGCAAATAAGAGATGAAAGGTATGAAAGAAGTTTAAAGCTGAGAGAGGAAGAGTTGGacttaaagaaaaaagaattggAAATAAAACAGTCAatagctttaaaaaaattacagttaaAAGAGAAAAGACAAGAAGAAATTCTTAAAATTGAAAGAGAAAAATGTGCTTTGCTTAGACAGTTATTAAATGGTGGATGA